The Candidatus Celerinatantimonas neptuna DNA segment TGCGATAATGTGTTTGCGATTCAATCCGATTGGTATCAGGAAAATCCGTTAGTCATCCAGGGGCCTGGGGCTGGAAGGGATGTAACCGCCGGAGCAATTCAGAGTGATTTTGTGAATTTGTGTCAACAGTTGTCTTAATCGGATGTATAAAATTTTTGGGCAATCCAGTTGGTTATTGCGTGTTGGCTTCCTTCAAATAGTGGTGAAGGGAGTTGTGACGGAGAAAACCATTGCCATTTTTTGCACCGGTTGGGTTCGCAACGCTTTGGTATCTGATTTACCGGTCCACTGAGTAAGATGGCTGCAACATAATGAATACCTTCTTTTTGGTAGGTATCTAAATTGTTTGTCAGTCCGATTAATTGGCATGAAAGCAGCGATATTCCTGTTTCTTCATATATTTCTCTGATTGCAGCTTGTTCGAAGCTCTCCCCTATTTCCATTGAGCCTCCGG contains these protein-coding regions:
- the rppH_1 gene encoding RNA pyrophosphohydrolase, translated to MDTPSVGVGVIIVNSEEKILLGLRCGSHAPFWALPGGSMEIGESFEQAAIREIYEETGISLLSCQLIGLTNNLDTYQKEGIHYVAAILLSGPVNQIPKRCEPNRCKKWQWFSPSQLPSPLFEGSQHAITNWIAQKFYTSD